From Streptomyces asiaticus, one genomic window encodes:
- the scy gene encoding polarized growth protein Scy → MRPGDGWDRAVRGYDRYEPDDQLSKFEAEMERLKTEREKAVQHADDLGYQVEVLRAKLHEARRNLAARPAYDSANAGYQAEQLLRDAQLQADQLRANAERELRETRAQTQRLLQEQAERQSRLEAELHAEAVARRQRLDQELAERRATVESHVNENVAWAEQLRARTEAQARRLMDESRAEAEQALAEARAEAQRMTEQARQRLGSEAEAARHEAEAILRRARSDAERLLTNAGTQAQEATDHAEQLRTSTASEADQARRAAAEQTRAAEQRMQEAEQALREARSEAEKVVTEARDAAAKRLAAAESDNEQRTRTAKAEVARLVGEATKEAERLRAEAEQLRDDARAEAERMIAEASDDARARAAEDSAAQLAKAARSAEEVLTRASEKAQSTTKAATDEAERIRREAEEEADRLRAEAHDTAEQLKGTAKDDTKEYRAKTVELQEEARRLRGEAEQLKSEAAAEGERVRAEARREAVQQIEEAASTAEDLLTKAKADAEETRSGATAESERVRTEAIERANALRRQADELLKRARGEADELVTSAEEQAERVKSEATTAAEELREEAERAAEDRRAEAEGELNRLHQEAEQRLSSADQALRDAREEAERLRRETGEEIERQRTESAERLNALRQQAEDEAARLRDEAAADASNARAEGESVAVRLRGEAAAEAERLRAEAQETADRVRAEAASAAERIGTEAAEALAAAQEEAARRRREAEELLADAREEAQAERTAAREQSEELLAAARNRVSEAQAEAQRLVEEAERRSADLVAAAEQTAQQVRDSVAGLHEQAEQEITALRGAAEHAAERVRDEAQAEADRVRADAYAERERASQDATRVRREATEESEAAKSLAERTVAEAIAESERLTEQAREEAARRRADAAEQADRLVAEATHEAERLRAEANETLDEARRSANKSRAEAAEQADTLISGATEEAQRLVSEATTRAQALRTEASDARATAEQDAARTRAQARGDANNIRSEAAEQADRLVTEARNEADRLRAEASGEAERLRSEAAETVGSAQQHAARTRAEAERVETEAAAEAERIRNEAQAEADRLIDRAREDANKRRSDAAEQADRLISESSAEAERLTSEAQEAALRAATAAEEQADTMVGVARQEAERLIAEATAESNAMVEKARTDSDTMLGEARGDATAIRERAEELRARTEAEVEELHERARRESAEQMKATGERVDKLVAAATAQLMKAEEKAKSLVAEAESEASRVRIAAVKKAESLLKEAEQKKTEAEREADRLRTQATDEAQQIVDEGKRELELLKRRREDINAEISRVQDVLEALESFETPASGGAGGKENGQVKTAAGAGATRSGKRSEG, encoded by the coding sequence ATGCGACCAGGGGACGGATGGGACCGCGCAGTGCGGGGCTACGACCGCTACGAGCCTGACGATCAGCTCTCGAAGTTCGAGGCCGAGATGGAGCGGCTGAAGACCGAGCGGGAGAAGGCCGTCCAGCACGCCGACGACCTCGGCTACCAAGTCGAGGTGCTGCGCGCCAAGCTGCATGAGGCGCGCCGTAATCTGGCGGCCCGCCCCGCCTACGACAGTGCCAACGCCGGCTACCAGGCTGAGCAGTTGCTGCGGGACGCGCAGCTCCAGGCGGACCAGCTGCGCGCCAACGCCGAGCGGGAGCTGCGCGAGACCCGCGCCCAGACCCAGCGGCTGCTCCAGGAGCAGGCCGAGCGGCAGTCCCGGCTCGAGGCCGAGCTGCACGCCGAGGCCGTGGCCCGGCGCCAGCGGCTGGACCAGGAGCTGGCCGAGCGCCGCGCCACCGTCGAGTCGCACGTCAACGAGAACGTGGCCTGGGCCGAGCAGCTCCGGGCCCGTACCGAGGCGCAGGCCCGCCGGCTGATGGACGAGTCCCGGGCGGAGGCCGAGCAGGCCCTGGCCGAGGCCCGCGCCGAGGCCCAGCGGATGACCGAACAGGCGCGCCAGCGGCTGGGGTCGGAGGCGGAGGCCGCCCGCCACGAGGCCGAGGCGATCCTGCGCCGGGCCCGTAGCGACGCCGAGCGGCTGCTGACCAACGCGGGCACCCAGGCCCAGGAGGCCACCGACCACGCCGAGCAGCTGCGCACCTCCACCGCCAGCGAGGCGGACCAGGCCCGCCGTGCCGCGGCCGAGCAGACCCGCGCCGCCGAGCAGCGGATGCAGGAGGCCGAGCAGGCGCTGCGGGAGGCGCGCAGCGAGGCCGAGAAGGTGGTCACCGAGGCCAGGGACGCGGCGGCCAAGCGGCTCGCGGCCGCCGAGTCGGACAACGAGCAGCGCACCCGTACCGCCAAGGCGGAGGTCGCCCGGCTGGTCGGCGAGGCCACCAAGGAGGCCGAGCGGCTGCGGGCCGAGGCCGAGCAGCTGCGGGACGACGCCCGCGCCGAGGCCGAGCGGATGATCGCCGAGGCGAGCGACGACGCCCGGGCCAGGGCCGCCGAGGACTCCGCGGCCCAGCTGGCCAAGGCGGCCCGGAGCGCCGAGGAGGTGCTGACCCGCGCCTCGGAGAAGGCGCAGTCCACCACCAAGGCGGCCACCGACGAGGCGGAGCGGATCCGGCGCGAGGCCGAGGAGGAGGCCGACCGGCTGCGGGCCGAGGCGCACGACACCGCCGAGCAGCTCAAGGGCACGGCCAAGGACGACACCAAGGAGTACCGCGCCAAGACCGTCGAGCTTCAGGAGGAGGCCCGCCGGCTGCGCGGCGAGGCCGAGCAGCTGAAGTCGGAGGCGGCCGCCGAGGGCGAGCGGGTCCGCGCCGAGGCGCGCCGCGAGGCGGTCCAGCAGATCGAGGAGGCGGCCAGCACCGCCGAGGACCTGCTGACCAAGGCCAAGGCCGACGCCGAGGAGACCCGCTCCGGTGCCACCGCCGAGAGCGAGCGGGTGCGCACCGAGGCCATCGAGCGGGCCAACGCGCTGCGCCGGCAGGCCGATGAGCTGCTGAAGCGGGCCCGTGGCGAGGCCGATGAGCTGGTGACCTCGGCCGAGGAGCAGGCCGAGCGGGTCAAGTCGGAGGCGACCACCGCGGCCGAGGAGCTGCGCGAGGAGGCCGAGCGGGCCGCCGAGGACCGCCGCGCCGAGGCCGAGGGCGAGCTCAACCGGCTGCACCAGGAGGCCGAGCAGCGGCTCTCCTCCGCCGACCAGGCGCTGCGGGACGCCCGCGAAGAGGCGGAGCGGCTGCGCAGGGAGACCGGCGAGGAGATCGAGCGGCAGCGCACCGAGTCCGCCGAACGGCTGAACGCGCTGCGCCAGCAGGCCGAGGACGAGGCCGCCCGGCTGCGCGACGAGGCCGCCGCGGACGCGTCGAACGCGCGCGCCGAGGGCGAGTCGGTGGCCGTACGGCTGCGCGGCGAGGCCGCGGCGGAGGCCGAGCGGCTGCGCGCGGAGGCCCAGGAGACGGCCGACCGGGTGCGCGCGGAGGCGGCGAGCGCCGCCGAGCGGATCGGCACCGAGGCCGCCGAGGCCCTGGCCGCCGCCCAGGAAGAGGCGGCCCGCCGCCGCCGCGAGGCCGAGGAGCTGCTCGCCGACGCCCGCGAGGAGGCGCAGGCGGAACGTACGGCGGCGCGGGAGCAGAGCGAGGAGCTGCTGGCCGCCGCCCGGAACCGGGTCTCCGAGGCGCAGGCCGAGGCGCAGCGGCTGGTCGAGGAGGCCGAGCGGCGCTCGGCCGACCTGGTGGCCGCCGCCGAGCAGACCGCCCAGCAGGTGCGGGACTCGGTCGCCGGGCTGCACGAGCAGGCCGAGCAGGAGATCACCGCGCTGCGCGGCGCCGCCGAGCACGCCGCCGAGCGGGTGCGCGACGAGGCGCAGGCCGAGGCCGACCGGGTCCGCGCGGACGCCTACGCGGAGCGGGAGCGCGCCTCGCAGGACGCCACCCGGGTGCGGCGGGAGGCCACGGAGGAGTCCGAGGCCGCCAAGTCGCTCGCGGAGCGCACGGTCGCGGAGGCGATCGCCGAGTCGGAGCGGCTGACCGAGCAGGCCCGCGAGGAGGCGGCCCGGCGCCGCGCCGACGCCGCCGAGCAGGCGGACCGGCTGGTCGCCGAGGCCACCCACGAGGCCGAGCGGCTGCGTGCCGAGGCCAATGAGACGCTCGACGAGGCGCGGCGCTCGGCCAACAAGTCCCGTGCCGAGGCCGCCGAGCAGGCCGATACGCTCATCAGCGGCGCCACCGAGGAGGCCCAGCGGCTGGTCTCGGAGGCCACCACGCGGGCGCAGGCGCTGCGTACGGAGGCGTCCGACGCGCGGGCGACCGCGGAGCAGGACGCGGCCCGCACCCGGGCCCAGGCCCGCGGCGACGCCAACAACATCCGCTCGGAGGCGGCCGAGCAGGCGGACCGCCTGGTCACCGAGGCCCGCAACGAGGCCGACCGGCTGCGCGCGGAGGCGAGCGGCGAGGCGGAGCGGCTGCGCAGCGAGGCCGCGGAGACCGTCGGTTCGGCACAGCAGCACGCGGCGCGCACCCGCGCCGAGGCCGAGCGGGTGGAGACCGAGGCGGCGGCCGAGGCGGAGCGGATCCGCAACGAGGCGCAGGCCGAGGCGGACCGGCTGATCGACCGGGCGCGCGAGGACGCCAACAAGCGGCGTTCGGACGCCGCCGAGCAGGCCGACCGGCTGATCTCCGAGTCCTCGGCGGAGGCCGAGCGGCTCACCTCCGAGGCACAGGAGGCCGCGCTGCGCGCGGCGACCGCGGCCGAGGAGCAGGCGGACACCATGGTGGGCGTGGCCCGCCAGGAGGCGGAGCGGCTGATCGCCGAGGCCACGGCCGAGTCCAACGCCATGGTGGAGAAGGCCCGTACGGACTCCGACACCATGCTGGGCGAGGCCCGGGGCGACGCCACCGCCATCCGGGAGCGCGCCGAGGAGCTGCGCGCCCGTACCGAGGCCGAGGTCGAGGAGTTGCACGAGCGGGCCCGCCGGGAGTCCGCGGAGCAGATGAAGGCCACCGGCGAGCGGGTGGACAAGCTGGTCGCGGCGGCCACCGCGCAGCTGATGAAGGCCGAGGAGAAGGCCAAGTCGCTGGTCGCGGAGGCGGAGAGCGAAGCGAGCCGGGTGCGGATCGCGGCCGTGAAGAAGGCCGAGAGTCTGCTGAAGGAGGCCGAGCAGAAGAAGACCGAGGCCGAGCGGGAGGCGGACCGGCTCCGGACCCAGGCCACGGACGAGGCACAGCAGATCGTGGACGAGGGCAAGCGCGAGCTGGAATTGCTCAAGCGCCGCCGCGAGGACATCAACGCGGAGATCTCCCGTGTCCAGGACGTCCTCGAGGCGTTGGAATCCTTCGAGACCCCCGCGTCGGGTGGCGCGGGCGGCAAGGAGAACGGCCAAGTCAAGACAGCGGCGGGTGCGGGTGCGACGAGGAGTGGAAAGCGATCGGAGGGGTAA